From a single Arachis hypogaea cultivar Tifrunner chromosome 3, arahy.Tifrunner.gnm2.J5K5, whole genome shotgun sequence genomic region:
- the LOC112791294 gene encoding uncharacterized protein, with amino-acid sequence MASSMAALMLVAALLVSSVVAQSPASSPTKTPVAPSPRKTLPVPSVSPSANSPLSSPPSPIGGGQSSSPSAGISSPPSTSPSPSGSPSSSPSDITPSSISDSPSEAPSPSGNPGSGAAELNRFTAAGFAAAIVVAGALLM; translated from the coding sequence ATGGCAAGCTCCATGGCTGCGTTAATGCTAGTAGCTGCATTGTTAGTTAGCTCCGTCGTGGCTCAATCTCCGGCATCTTCTCCGACTAAGACGCCTGTAGCACCTTCTCCGAGGAAGACTTTGCCGGTTCCATCAGTTTCTCCTTCTGCAAATTCTCCACTGTCATCTCCTCCTTCTCCCATCGGAGGCGGCCAATCTTCTTCACCCTCCGCCGGTATCAGCTCTCCTCCATCTACTTCTCCATCCCCCTCTGGCTCGCCGTCCAGCTCTCCTTCCGATATCACTCCCTCATCCATCTCCGATTCTCCATCTGAAGCTCCTAGTCCTTCTGGAAACCCTGGAAGTGGCGCCGCCGAATTGAACAGATTCACCGCCGCTGGATTTGCTGCCGCCATAGTTGTAGCTGGGGCGTTATTGATGTAG
- the LOC112791295 gene encoding uncharacterized protein, whose product MAISKPRLDICSSSQKHNNRHRWLQSYILSIFILFTIITLFFLLHTPFYSLQTPPPPLSWSVMHQLQSYSIFNTTSSTTTIKSMVHKLRTSVTFLPLKDLRFSNAALVGHTWFMSSMYDTHQEGEVQYQKFPSESSHGRVLCLKGRDTHDGSWNYYALAWPEALPYNTTFMKGLTFVSYNHYNYDNLWHGLTAMLPFVAWHKMNNCSRFPSRWVLYHRGELRVNMGLWVGTMMEATFDGTQKIERFDGPGTGPVCFEEAVVMRHNEGGMSRERRMEVYDLMRCKARIYCNMSSLNDRTSVELNDIGMTLFLRTGPRSFKNDSVVAEIFKKECDKVEGCRFRIAYSNNLTFCEQVKLMSMTDMLISPHGAQLTNMFLMERNSSVMEFFPKGWLKLAGVGQYVYQWIASWSGMKHEGSWRDTIGDHCPYPEHDSRCMPFFKNARIGYDHKHFAHWSRRVLADIRTRKIHQASIINTTILPPPTTTSVRSSCLLNKY is encoded by the exons ATGGCTATTAGCAAACCACGTTTAGATATATGCAGCAGTTCCCAAAAACATAATAATAGACATCGTTGGCTACAGTCTTATATTCTctccatcttcatcctcttcaccATTATCACCCTCTTCTTTCTCCTCCACACACCCTTCTACTCCCTTCAAACtccaccaccaccattatcatgGAGTGTAATGCACCAGTTGCAAAGTTATTCCATCTTCAACACCACTTCCTCCACAACCACCATCAAATCTATGGTCCACAAGCTTCGTACTTCAGTCACGTTTCTTCCACTCAAGGATCTTCGTTTCTCCAATGCAGCACTTGTAGGCCACACATGGTTCATGAGCTCCATGTATGATACTCACCAAGAAGGTGAAGTCCAATACCAAAAGTTCCCATCAGAATCATCACATGGTAGGGTTCTATGCCTGAAAGGACGTGACACCCATGATGGTTCCTGGAACTACTATGCTCTGGCATGGCCTGAAGCTTTGCCTTACAACACCACGTTCATGAAAGGTTTAACCTTTGTGTCATATAATCATTACAACTATGATAACTTGTGGCATGGTTTAACTGCTATGCTCCCATTTGTGGCTTGGCACAAGATGAATAATTGTTCAAGATTTCCATCAAGGTGGGTTTTGTATCATAGGGGTGAGTTAAGGGTCAACATGGGCCTATGGGTAGGGACCATGATGGAGGCTACATTTGATGGGACTCAAAAGATTGAAAGATTTGATGGGCCTGGGACTGGGCCTGTTTGTTTTGAGGAGGCTGTGGTTATGAGGCACAATGAGGGTGGCATGTCAAGGGAGAGGAGAATGGAGGTTTATGATTTGATGAGGTGTAAGGCTAGGATTTATTGTAACATGAGCAGCCTCAATGATAGAACAAGTGTTGAACTCAATGATATTGGAATGACATTGTTTTTGAGGACAGGACCAAGATCTTTTAAGAATGATTCTGTTGTGGCTGAAATCTTTAAGAAAGAGTGTGATAAGGTGGAAGGTTGCCGTTTTAGGATTGCTTATTCCAATAATCTTACCTTTTGTGAGCAG GTGAAATTGATGAGTATGACAGATATGTTGATATCCCCACATGGAGCTCAACTAACGAACATGTTCCTGATGGAAAGAAACAGCAGTGTGATGGAATTCTTCCCAAAAGGGTGGCTGAAACTAGCAGGTGTAGGGCAATACGTTTACCAGTGGATAGCAAGCTGGTCAGGGATGAAGCATGAGGGAAGTTGGAGGGACACCATTGGAGATCACTGTCCTTACCCTGAGCATGATTCAAGATGCATGCCTTTTTTCAAGAATGCTAGAATTGGATATGATCACAAACATTTTGCACACTGGTCTAGACGTGTTTTGGCTGATATCAGAACAAGAAAGATTCATCAAGCTTCAATCATCAACACCACCATCTTACCACCACCAACTACTACTTCTGTTCGTTCTTCTTGTTTactaaataaatactaa
- the LOC112791297 gene encoding root phototropism protein 3: protein MWESQGDSAAGLISSTKLGVQTQGFHQRGSSWYVSADIPSDLLIQVAETNFHLHKYPLLSRSAKLNRILYDSRDPDLSKIVMDDLPGGPEAFELASKFCYGIPVDLTAGNISGLRCTAEYLEMTEDLEEGNLIFKTEAFLSYVVLSSWRDSILVLKSCEKLSPWAENLQIVRRCSESIAWKACANPKGIRWSYTGRAAKGSSPKWIEMKDSSPSRNQNQVVPPDWWFEDVSILRIDHFVRVMTAIKVKGMRFELIGAGIMHYASKWLPGLMMNEAAMPADESSNFSNSNSSSSSGGGLHMIVAASKEENTSTTSHQAKDQRMIVESLISIIPQQKDSVTCSFLLRLLRMANMLKVAPALVNELEKRVGMQFEQATLGDLLIPCYEKSETVYDVDLVQRVLEHFLVQEQTESVSPNRESFSEKQMNAKARVARLVDSYLTEVSRDRNLSLTKFQVLAEALPDSARTSDDGLYRAVDSYLKAHPTLSEHERKRLCRVMDCQKLSIDACMHAAQNERLPLRVVVQVLFSEQVKISNALANTALKEGVGVESHQYQPPVLTNRKTLLEGTPQSFQEGWTAAKKDINTLKFELDTVKTKYLELQNDMENLQKQFDKLVLKQKHTSPWTSGWKKLSKLTKITDNHHHHIAPQIPTPEEPHTRKTTRRWRNSIS from the exons ATGTGGGAATCCCAGGGAGACTCAGCAGCAGGACTCATCTCTTCAACCAAACTTGGAGTCCAAACTCAAGGGTTTCACCAAAGAGGAAGCTCTTG GTATGTTTCAGCCGATATTCCAAGTGACCTCTTAATTCAAGTTGCTGAAACTAACTTCCACTTGCACAAG TATCCTCTGCTATCTAGAAGTGCAAAGCTGAACAGAATCTTATACGATTCGCGAGACCCTGACTTGAGCAAGATTGTTATGGATGATCTCCCTGGTGGACCTGAGGCTTTTGAGCTTGCATCCAAATTCTGCTATGGAATCCCTGTTGATTTAACAGCAGGCAACATCTCGGGCCTAAGATGCACTGCGGAGTATCTCGAAATGACAGAGGATTTAGAAGAAGGCAATCTCATATTCAAAACAGAAGCATTTCTAAGCTATGTGGTCTTATCTTCATGGAGAGACTCCATACTTGTGTTGAAAAGCTGTGAGAAGCTCTCACCATGGGCAGAGAACCTTCAAATCGTCCGAAGATGCAGCGAATCGATTGCGTGGAAGGCCTGCGCCAATCCAAAAGGAATAAGGTGGTCATACACAGGAAGAGCAGCCAAAGGTTCAAGCCCAAAATGGATTGAAATGAAGGATTCTAGCCCCAGCAGGAACCAGAATCAAGTTGTTCCACCTGATTGGTGGTTTGAAGATGTTTCAATCCTTAGAATTGATCACTTTGTCAGAGTGATGACCGCAATCAAGGTAAAAGGAATGAGGTTTGAATTGATTGGTGCTGGAATAATGCACTATGCATCAAAATGGCTGCCAGGGTTGATGATGAATGAAGCAGCAATGCCAGCAGACGAATCAAGCAATTTCAGCAACAGTAATAGTAGCAGTAGTAGTGGTGGAGGACTTCACATGATTGTGGCTGCATCCAAAGAAGAGAACACTTCAACTACCAGTCATCAAGCCAAAGATCAAAGGATGATAGTTGAGAGCCTAATCAGCATAATTCCACAACAGAAGGACAGTGTTACATGCAGCTTCTTGCTGAGGCTTCTTAGGATGGCAAACATGTTGAAAGTGGCACCTGCATTGGTGAATGAGTTGGAGAAGAGGGTGGGAATGCAATTTGAGCAAGCAACACTTGGTGATCTTTTGATACCTTGTTATGAAAAAAGTGAGACTGTGTATGATGTGGATCTTGTTCAGAGGGTGTTGGAGCATTTTCTTGTTCAGGAGCAGACTGAGAGTGTTAGTCCAAATAGGGAATCATTTTCGGAGAAGCAGATGAATGCAAAGGCAAGAGTTGCAAGGCTTGTTGACAGTTATCTCACTGAAGTTTCCAGAGACAGGAACCTTTCCCTCACAAAGTTTCAGGTTCTTGCAGAAGCTTTGCCCGACTCAGCTAGGACATCTGATGATGGCCTTTACAGGGCAGTTGATTCTTATCTTAAG GCACATCCGACGCTTAGCGAGCACGAAAGGAAGCGACTGTGCCGAGTAATGGATTGCCAGAAACTGTCCATTGATGCTTGCATGCATGCTGCTCAAAATGAGAGGCTACCACTAAGAGTAGTAGTCCAAGTTCTGTTCTCTGAGCAAGTCAAGATAAGCAATGCACTGGCCAACACTGCTTTGAAAGAAGGTGTTGGTGTTGAATCTCATCAGTATCAGCCTCCTGTGCTCACCAACCGGAAAACACTTCTGGAAGGGACGCCGCAATCGTTCCAAGAAGGGTGGACAGCAGCCAAGAAAGACATTAACACACTCAAGTTTGAGcttgacactgtcaagaccaagtATTTGGAGCTTCAGAATGACATGGAGAATCTTCAGAAACAATTTGATAAGCTCGTGCTCAAGCAGAAGCACACTTCACCATGGACTAGTGGCTGGAAGAAACTCAGCAAACTCACCAAGATCAcagataatcatcatcatcacattGCACCTCAGATTCCAACTCCTGAAGAACCACACACCAGGAAGACAACTAGAAGGTGGAGAAACTCAATTTCATGA
- the LOC112791292 gene encoding uncharacterized protein translates to MGMHHRKLFSRQDACSDQCYNEDPSCLGRSDCNDCIKCSSTLNPPPPHSNRHIPTFLIIIVPVVCAALFALFCYVIYAKFYSPRSRSRTTFFSLSFPLRLQQGQERNGDDFLDDGEGATTVDHPIWYIRTEGLNKTIIEAITVLKYKKGEGLVEGTECSVCLSDFEEDDTLRLLPKCNHAFHLPCIDTWLASHTNCPMCRAPIVTNPRASRLPSMDHPATLVVDSTPLQIRGDAATTEENSGSETVERNGSEEQVEADVEAATRNVQPRRSVSLDSSSAAKISAALVAATTTVASVQESKENSKRITASAKGSSSSSSSSSSAPSSMKRSRSFSGKHVLSWYGRNHNQNQKKTNPPVRSF, encoded by the coding sequence ATGGGGATGCATCACAGGAAGCTTTTTTCAAGGCAGGATGCCTGCAGTGACCAGTGTTACAATGAAGACCCTTCTTGTTTGGGAAGATCGGATTGCAACGACTGCATCAAATGCTCGTCCACCCTGAATCCTCCACCACCACACAGCAACCGTCACATCCCCACCTTCTTGATCATCATAGTTCCCGTCGTATGCGCCGCCCTCTTTGCCCTCTTCTGCTACGTCATCTACGCCAAGTTCTACTCCCCCAGGAGCAGGTCAAGGACCACGTTCTTCTCGTTATCGTTTCCGTTACGGCTACAACAAGGACAGGAACGGAACGGCGACGACTTTCTGGATGACGGAGAAGGCGCCACTACGGTGGACCACCCTATCTGGTACATCCGTACAGAGGGTCTGAACAAAACCATCATCGAGGCCATCACGGTTCTGAAGTACAAGAAAGGCGAAGGGTTGGTTGAAGGAACAGAGTGCTCTGTTTGCTTGAGCGACTTTGAAGAAGACGACACCCTCAGGCTGTTACCCAAATGCAACCACGCTTTCCATCTCCCTTGTATTGACACGTGGCTCGCATCTCACACCAACTGTCCCATGTGTAGGGCTCCCATTGTTACCAACCCCAGAGCTTCTAGGCTTCCCTCCATGGACCACCCTGCTACTCTTGTTGTTGATTCCACTCCTCTCCAGATTCGTGGAGACGCTGCAACAACGGAAGAAAACAGTGGCAGTGAGACTGTGGAGAGGAATGGATCAGAGGAACAAGTTGAAGCTGATGTTGAAGCTGCAACAAGGAACGTGCAGCCAAGGAGATCGGTGTCTTTGGATTCTTCTTCTGCTGCCAAGATCAGCGCTGCTCTTGTTGCTGCTACTACTACTGTTGCATCAGTGCAAGAATCTAAAGAGAATTCAAAGAGGATTACTGCTTCTGCAAAAGGTAGtagttcatcatcttcttcttcttcgagtGCGCCTAGTTCAATGAAGAGGTCACGCTCCTTCAGTGGGAAACACGTGCTATCCTGGTACGGCCGCAACCACAACCAGAACCAGAAGAAGACGAATCCTCCAGTCAGAAGCTTTTGA
- the LOC112791291 gene encoding serine/threonine-protein phosphatase 7 long form homolog: MLTCEHPVPPDRYNDRVEEQLRLTGFYHASQIGVVQCQKALVNALIERWHPDTHTFHLPIGECAVTLEDVALILGLPTDGLPVTGMTLSSFEALEAECLHQFGVAPRKSECRGSCIKLSWLRDLKENLPLTDEVGIQRYVKCHIMLLIGTILFGDKSGAAGVHWKFLPLLREFGSIIQYSWGSACLAHLYRALCRASRVDCKGIDGPLTLLLGWAWMRLPYLSPVPREPRSFPLANRWRNWERGDRRYRYMKLADFRKAFDELQEGEFVWVAYAVDRVDPNIIPAEIYMHSVVWSATVPLVSFECIEWHATDRYRRQFRLVQGVPEEVRNLDKAHGEVLTGPKNFNWATAPTHYMWVMHWTNRYHHVLSELPIPSQPQLETYMHWYRGEYGNRLCLSNLVGEEDDEGNQDLDGGNHDMDEGSQDMDDDNDEQEPHSPEVPPTNPLPQEQPQFSGQYVPQSHFNPSFTHHQQHWGMSQFNIIHINYLPNYYKLKIVTNLT; this comes from the exons ATGTTGACATGTGAGCATCCTGTTCCTCCGGATCGGTACAATGATAGGGTAGAGGAGCAGCTACGACTTACTGGCTTTTACCATGCATCACAGATTGGGGTAGTCCAATGTCAAAAGGCATTGGTGAATGCTTTAATCGAGAGGTGGCACCCCGACACACATACGTTTCACCTTCCCATTGGTGAATGTGCCGTCACTCTTGAAGACGTTGCTCTAATACTTGGTCTTCCAACGGACGGACTTCCAGTTACAGGGATGACATTGAGTAGTTTCGAAGCGTTGGAGGCTGAGTGTTTGCATCAATTCGGAGTTGCACCGCGTAAGTCGGAGTGTAGAGGCAGTTGCATTAAATTGAGTTGGCTTCGGGACCTTAAAGAAAATTTACCCTTGACTGATGAAGTTGGTATACAGAGGTATGTCAAATGCCACATTATGTTGCTTATCGGGACGATCTTGTTTGGGGATAAATCAGGTGCAGCAGGTGTGCACTGGAAGTTTCTTCCATTGCTACGTGAATTTGGTAGTATTATACAATACAGTTGGGGATCTGCATGCCTAGCACACCTCTATAGGGCATTATGCCGGGCATCTCGAGTTGACTGTAAAGGCATAGATGGCCCACTAACACTTCTTCTCGGTTGGGCTTGGATGCGGCTCCCATATCTATCGCCGGTTCCTAGGGAGCCCCGCAGTTTCCCGCTAGCAAACag GTGGCGGAACTGGGAGCGGGGTGACCGACGATATAGATATATGAAGCTAGCTGACTTTAGGAAGGCCTTTGATGAACTTCAGGAAGGCGAG tttgtcTGGGTTGCGTATGCTGTGGATCGCGTGGATCCTAACATAATTCCTGCTGAAATCTATATGCACTCGGTTGTGTGGAGCGCTACAGTGCCTTTGGTATCATTTGAATGTATTGAGTGGCATGCTACCGATAGGTATAGGCGACAATTCAGACTCGTTCAGGGAGTGCCTGAGGAGGTGCGGAATCTAGATAAGGCGCATGGAGAAGTCCTCACTGGTCCTAAGAATTTTAACTGGGCCACGGCACCTACTCATTACATGTGGGTGATGCATTGGACCAACAGGTATCATCACGTTCTTTCCGAGCTTCCCATTCCTTCACAGCCTCAGTTGGAAACTTATATGCATTGGTACCGAGGAGAATATGGGAACCGCTTGTGTTTGTCAAATCTTGTGGGTGAAGAGGATGATGAAGGTAATCAGGATTTGGATGGTGGTAATCATGATATGGATGAGGGTAGTCAGGATATGGATGATGACAATGATGAACAGGAGCCACATTCGCCTGAGGTACCACCTACGAATCCGCTTCCACAAGAACAACCTCAGTTCTCAGGCCAGTATGTACCGCAGTCACACTTCAACCCATCATTTACGCATCATCAACAACATTGGGGTATGTCACAGTTTAATATAATACATATTAATTACTTACCAAATTATTATAAGTTAAAAATAGTTACTAATTTAacataa
- the LOC140183865 gene encoding receptor-like protein 13: MLLFCLPGWKMIQIAVDRSVSPVIPPRMHHPSRSSLGTNRYADHNINSLNWSLFQTFKEPRTLDLSNNCIHGFIWNGDYRTNSRLNKLEKLDLSNNFFINLSIMEPLSILTSLRNLNLAGNNISGTFPTFLNLKSSVFGSLLVMKSNIDQILFLQDFMSLTALETLDLSHNSVNISIMESLSALTSLKNLFLAENKLVGPLPTKELSLLRNLELLDLGNNALSSPLTTHGVCTCHALSLIAGINICLKLCCNSFTCQGFSEIKEAEDAQLRKQWI, encoded by the exons ATGCTTCTGTTCTGCCTTCCTGGGTGGAAGATGATCCAAATTGCTGTGGATAGGAGCGTGTCACCTGTGATTCCACCTCGGATGCATCATCCATCTCGATCTTCATTGGGTACAAACAGATATGCAGACCATAACATAAATAGCCTCAACTGGTCCTTGTTCCAAACCTTCAAGGAACCCAGAACACTTGATTTGTCCAATAATTGTATTCATGGCTTCATTTGGAATGGAG ATTACAGAACCAACTCAAGATTGAACAAGTTGGAGAAACTAGATCTTAGTAACAATTTTTTCATCAACCTGAGCATAATGGAGCCATTGAGCATTCTCACATCCCTCAGGAATTTAAATCTTGCTGGAAATAATATTAGTGGAACCTTCCCTACTTTTCTCAATTTAAAATCAAGTGTTTTTGGTTCGTTGTTGGTTATGAAATCAAACATTGATCAAATTCTTTTTCTTCAAGATTTCATGAGTCTAACAGCATTAGAGACGTTAGATCTCTCTCACAATTCTGTCAACATCAGCATAATGGAATCCTTGAGTGCTCTTACATCCCTCAAGAATTTATTTCTTGCTGAAAATAAATTGGTTGGGCCGTTGCCAACTAAAG AATTATCACTTCTACGAAACTTGGAGCTGTTGGATTTGGGTAACAATGCACTTAGCAGCCCTTTGACAACTCATGGTGTGTGTACATGTCATGCCCTTTCGCTTATTGCCGGCATCAACATCTGTTTAAAGCTTTGCTGCAACTCTTTCACATGCCAAGGCTTTTCtgaaattaaagaagctgaaGATGCTCAACTTAGGAAGCAATGGATTTGA
- the LOC112791293 gene encoding uncharacterized protein, which produces MSRRGSWITLRSVVDAVRSRRFQSSYDGLQRSNAIVSPARVQSSYWMSPALQFFSTNTNSKTSTNLSNGSTDVKVEPRVPSIFLSFPHWLRWLLGSVLGLLLPFWKIYWGKLERIEGEAEIVAEEVEAVASVVEKVATVAEKVSEDVAEMLPEDANLKKVAVFVEHASEQIAHDAQLAQQFIHKVEKVKNDLDDLESFVEPVIDKIVKKEAEKN; this is translated from the exons ATGTCAAGAAGAGGGTCATGGATAACCTTAAGAAGTGTTGTTGATGCAGTACGTTCAAGAAGATTTCAATCAAGCTACGATGGACTACAGAGAAGCAATGCAATTGTGTCACCGGCAAGGGTTCAAAGCAGTTATTGGATGAGTCCTGCCCTACAATTCTTTAGCACCAACACTAACAGCAAAACAAGCACTAATCTTTCAAATGG ATCAACGGATGTCAAGGTTGAACCACGGGTCCCTTCTATATTCCTCTCCTTCCCCCACTG GCTAAGATGGTTATTGGGCTCAGTACTTGGTCTCTTGCTACCTTTCTGGAAAATTTACTGGGGAAAACTAGAGAGAATAGAAG GGGAGGCAGAGATTGTGGCGGAGGAGGTTGAAGCGGTGGCAAGTGTAGTGGAAAAGGTGGCAACAGTAGCAGAGAAAGTATCAGAAGATGTGGCAGAGATGCTTCCAGAGGATGCTAATCTAAAGAAGGTAGCTGTGTTTGTGGAACATGCATCAGAACAGATTGCTCATGATGCTCAACTAGCACAACAGTTCATACACAAG GTTGAAAAAGTCAAGAACGACCTTGATGATTTGGAATCATTTGTTGAACCCGTAATTGATAAGATTGTGAAGAAAGAAGCTGAAAAAAATTGA
- the LOC112791298 gene encoding transcription factor bHLH143, which translates to MVKADRCLPRPQHVAWRYPYLNCFGMLEDPSILGIPACLNSTTRIFPAVNAFQGPAAPAIPGPKTEPTDELKHFLRHPIAKTGFKEVHTGGSLQNANPESLQRKFLIFDRSGNKTRMFYGPGLPHVQGPIISAREFPLACDINEKGWTSSMRQNGLADCSLPKKSDNDHVGHEESEMHEDTEEINALLYSDDDDSDYNDCDDDEVTSTDHSPLVTKRTYGMQEQFQHTTEGVASYDWPNKRPKLVDCGCNRSPQPVDSSSSLRPNENHECISDAESHNSFGAEKVGKSMAGDFQLKKDQIRELLRVLENLIPGAKGKQPLFVIDQTIEYLKSLASKTQHLE; encoded by the coding sequence ATGGTTAAGGCTGATAGATGTTTGCCTCGCCCACAGCATGTGGCTTGGCGATATCCATATTTGAATTGCTTTGGCATGCTGGAAGACCCCAGCATACTTGGTATTCCAGCATGTTTAAATTCTACCACTCGCATCTTTCCTGCTGTCAATGCATTTCAAGGACCTGCAGCTCCTGCTATCCCGGGTCCAAAGACTGAGCCAACAGATGAGTTGAAACATTTCCTTCGGCATCCCATTGCAAAAACAGGTTTCAAAGAAGTGCATACTGGAGGGTCTTTGCAAAATGCAAATCCTGAATCTTTGCAGAGAAAATTCCTGATTTTTGACCGCTCTGGTAATAAGACACGAATGTTTTACGGTCCTGGCCTCCCTCATGTCCAGGGTCCAATTATTTCTGCTAGAGAATTTCCTCTAGCTTGTGATATAAATGAGAAGGGATGGACAAGTAGTATGCGTCAAAATGGTCTAGCCGATTGCAGTTTACCAAAAAAGTCTGATAATGATCATGTAGGTCATGAAGAAAGTGAAATGCATGAAGACACGGAGGAAATCAATGCATTGCTTTATTCTGATGATGATGACAGTGATTATAATGATTGTGATGATGACGAGGTAACAAGTACAGACCATTCCCCTTTGGTTACTAAAAGGACCTATGGTATGCAAGAACAATTTCAACACACAACTGAGGGGGTTGCTAGCTATGACTGGCCTAACAAAAGGCCGAAGTTAGTTGATTGTGGCTGCAATAGATCACCACAACCTGTGGACAGTTCCAGTTCGTTAAGACCAAATGAAAACCACGAGTGCATTAGTGATGCTGAATCACATAATTCTTTTGGCGCTGAGAAAGTAGGTAAATCAATGGCAGGTGATTTTCAGTTGAAAAAGGACCAGATTCGGGAATTATTGAGAGTTCTTGAGAACTTGATTCCTGGTGCAAAAGGAAAGCAGCCACTTTTTGTCATTGATCAAACTATTGAGTACTTGAAATCTTTGGCGTCCAAAACTCAACACTTGGAGTAA
- the LOC112791296 gene encoding 2-oxoglutarate-dependent dioxygenase 19 codes for MASTTPDANQNQESTKNSIIFRSVKTLAESPELTSVPSSYTFATNPDDELVTDPDDDDPIPVIDYSLLFIGTPDQRAKTIHDLGRACEEWGFFMVINHSVPKSLMEKMVDQVFAFFNLKEEDKQEYAGNKNVTDPIRYGTSFNASMDRVKFWRDFIKIIVHPEFHSPDKPPAFRDTCEEYCRKTRELGRELLKGISESLGLEADYIDRTMNLDHGLQIIAANLYSPCPQPDLAMGMPPHSDHGLLNLLIQNGVCGLQVLHNKKWINVSSAPNRFLVLVSDHLEILSNGKYKSVVHRAVVSNKATRISLATVIAPSLDTVVEPASELTDNQTNPAAYVGMKHKDYMELQRTNHLYGKSVLNQVKI; via the exons ATGGCTTCAACCACTCCTGATGCTAACCAAAACCAAGAATCCACCAAGAACAGCATCATATTCAGAAGCGTGAAAACACTAGCTGAATCACCTGAACTCACCTCAGTCCCATCCTCATACACATTTGCCACCAACCCAGATGATGAATTAGTAactgaccctgatgatgatgatccaATCCCTGTCATAGACTACTCCTTATTGTTCATTGGCACACCTGATCAGAGAGCCAAGACCATCCATGACTTAGGCAGAGCTTGTGAGGAGTGGGGTTTCTTCATGGTGATCAATCACTCCGTGCCAAAGAGCCTCATGGAGAAAATGGTGGATCAAGTCTTTGCTTTCTTTAATCTTAAAGAGGAAGACAAGCAAGAGTATGCAGGTAACAAGAATGTGACGGATCCAATAAGGTATGGTACCAGCTTCAACGCTTCAATGGACAGAGTCAAGTTCTGGAGAGATTTCATTAAAATCATAGTGCACCCTGAATTTCACTCACCAGACAAACCACCTGCTTTCAG GGACACGTGTGAAGAGTACTGCCGAAAAACCAGGGAACTGGGAAGAGAGCTACTCAAAGGaatatcagaaagcttgggatTGGAAGCAGATTACATAGATAGAACAATGAACCTTGATCATGGTTTGCAAATCATAGCAGCAAATCTTTACTCACCTTGTCCTCAGCCAGATCTTGCAATGGGAATGCCCCCACATTCTGATCATGGCTTATTGAACCTCCTCATTCAGAATGGAGTTTGTGGCCTTCAAGTTCTTCACAACAAGAAGTGGATCAATGTTAGTTCTGCTCCAAATCGCTTCTTGGTCCTTGTGTCTGATCACCTTGAG ATTTTGAGCAATGGAAAGTATAAAAGTGTGGTGCATCGAGCAGTGGTGAGCAACAAAGCCACGAGAATTTCGCTGGCAACAGTGATTGCACCATCCTTGGACACAGTGGTGGAGCCAGCTTCAGAGCTTACAGACAATCAAACCAATCCAGCAGCATATGTTGGGATGAAACACAAAGATTATATGGAACTTCAGCGAACTAACCATCTTTATGGGAAGTCTGTGTTAAACCAAGTTAAAATCTAA